The segment GATGAAGAATACAGAGGAAAAGGAATAGGGAAGGTATTATATTTACAAGCACTATATGAGTTAAAACATATGGGTTATGCTTATTGTATAATAGGAGATGCCGGACCAATAGATTTTTATAAGAAACATTCTGATGCTTATATCATAGAAAATTCTTCACCCGGAATATACGAAGGGATATTAAGATAAATAAGATAAAATAGAAAACTGATTTTTCAGTTTTCTATTTTTTTTGATAAATCAAATACATATTATATTTAAACCTGTGAAAAAATATCAAGTTATAATTATATGATAAAAATAAAATGGAGGCTGTTAAATGAAATTAATACATGCAAATATATTTGAAGGATGTCAAAAAAATGAATTAAGAATGAAATTAAAAAAATTTTTACTCAAAGAAAATCCAGATATAATAAGTTTAAATGAAGTTAATGGTTGGTCTAAAGAACAATTAAAAATTTTTTTATCAGAGATTTTTAAATATTCATATCTATATGAGGTAAATAGTGATTTTAATCTTGGAATAATTTCAAAATACCCAATAGAAATTTTAAAAGAAGAACAAAAAAATTTTGAACATGGCTATATACATTCAAAAATAAATGAAGTACACTTTATAACAACTCATTTAACCCCTTATAAAACAATTGATAGGATTAAAGAAATAAAAATTATTTTAGAAGAATTAAAAGATATTTCAGCACCGGTTATCATATCTGGAGATTTAAATAGTCTTTGTGAAAAAGATTATTTTAATTATAGAAATATAGAAAATGATATGATAAAAGATCTCGATTTAAAAGAAAAATTTTTTAAAGATGGCAATTTAGACTTTGAACCCATAAATCAAATATTAAAAGCTGATTTTATTGATACATTAAATTCGAATAAATTCGAATTTACAGTTCCTAC is part of the Oceanotoga teriensis genome and harbors:
- a CDS encoding GNAT family N-acetyltransferase; the protein is DEEYRGKGIGKVLYLQALYELKHMGYAYCIIGDAGPIDFYKKHSDAYIIENSSPGIYEGILR
- a CDS encoding endonuclease/exonuclease/phosphatase family protein, producing the protein MKLIHANIFEGCQKNELRMKLKKFLLKENPDIISLNEVNGWSKEQLKIFLSEIFKYSYLYEVNSDFNLGIISKYPIEILKEEQKNFEHGYIHSKINEVHFITTHLTPYKTIDRIKEIKIILEELKDISAPVIISGDLNSLCEKDYFNYRNIENDMIKDLDLKEKFFKDGNLDFEPINQILKADFIDTLNSNKFEFTVPTPLNKDKGHVYPLRIDYIFSNKYLKNIKTKTIYLDEKDLYSDHFPLMCEW